The genomic segment GATAGTGTCCACATTTGCATTGAATGCCTTTCCTTTTGGAGGTGGTAacgattgctgagtctctaaGGTCTGCTGGTACATCTTCATTTATCCAGATTTTGATAAGAAGTTGATGCAGTTGGTAACGAAGCGGGTTACCTCCAATTTTGTAGACCTTGGCTGGTACTGCATTGAGTCCAGCGGCCTTGttgtttttcaaggttttgatggcttccttgactTATTCAAGTGTTGGTATTTTGCTTAGGGAGTCGTCAACGGGCTGTTTTGGAATGTTGTTTATCACATCCCTGTCAAATGAGACGGTTTGATTTAGATGATCTTCAAAGTGCTTCCTCCATCTAGAATTAATGTCAGCATTGCTCTTCAGGATGGTTGAACCATCTTTGCTTTTGAGAGGGGCTTGACCGTGAGTGGATGGGCCAAAAATAGCTTTAGTTGTGTTAAAAAAAGCCTCGAGTGTTGTTGGCATCTGCTAGTTGTTGGATTTCCTgagctttcttcctccaccattggtttTTCAGGTTTTGGGTGCTCTTCTGGACTGCAGCCTTGCATTCCTGATAGCGTTCCTTTTGGTAGCCGACTGTTGCTCATTTTGTAAGGTGATGAAAGCTTTTCGTTTTTCATCGATGCGTCGTTGGAGTAGTTCGTCCTTATCATCGAACcaatcatgattttttttttttgtcttgaaccCAATTGTTTCTTTGCAGGAGGTGATGATAGCATTCTTCAATTGATTCCAATGTTCTTCTACAGATGGTGGGATTTGTTGAGGCAGTTGTTCTTGAAGATTTTGTTGGAACTTCTGTACATGGTAGATGTCTTAAAGGATGTCAACGTTGAATTTCTTAATAGTGTTCTGATTTTGGTGTTTCCTTTTGGGCTGAATCTTCATTCTCATGGTGGACGAGATGAGTCGATAGTCTGTCCAGCAATCGTCGGCACCAGTAACTGCTTTTGTTATCAGTACATCTTGTTGGTCCCGAGATCGTATGATGATGTAGTCGAtgaggtgccagtgtttggagcgtGGATGCTGCCAGGAGACTTTGTGCCTGTTTTTCTGGCGAAATAGGGTGTTTGTAATCACCAGGTTGTGTTCAGCACATCTGGTGAGGAGGAGTGTTCCATTGGTGTTGACCTTGCCTACTCCTTCCTTGCTTATTATTCTGGTCCAGAGCCTATGATCTTTCccgactctggcattgaagtttCCCGAGAGAATGATCTTGTCATTGTTGGGAACAGAGGAAATGACGTCGTCAAATTGGGCGTAGAAGTTCATCTTTATTTCATCTTCAGCGTCCAAAGTTGGAGCATAGTCGCTGATGATGGTGGCATGTTGGTTCTTGACAAGCTGGATTTGCAGAGTCATGAGACGTTCATTGATTCCCAGTGGTTGCTCTTTTAGCTTCTGAAGTAGGCTGTTTCGGATGGCAAAACTTACTCCATGGATCCTCAGTTGTTCAGGATCAAGTCCTTTCCAGAAAAAGGTGTATTGACCTTGCTCTTCCTTTAGttgcccttctccagctctgcggGTCTCACTCAAAGCGACAATGTCAAAGTGCAATTTTTGGAGTTCCCGGGCAACAAAGGCACTTCTCCTCTCTGGTCGGTCTGAGTTTGGGTTATCCATCAAAGTTCATATACTCCAGGTTTCAAATTTCATAGTTTCACTTCTCGATGTTTTTCGACCACATGATGGTGATCCCTCTGGATGCGGCTTTCCAGACAGGATGGGGTGAAGCAGCCTATTTTTAGGTcaccttttctagccccttcccagttcagggtgagcagagtggatcctaaatagggctgctcagaCGTGAATACTGCTACCGAACAACTTCCCTGCTTCTGTCCAAAAGTTGAGCGACTGAATCAAGTATTCACCACTTTCGTGCTGGTTCTTGACTAGGAGCTTCCAGCCATCACATTGCCTGCTCCCGTCGCCCTCCCCCGATTGCCAAAAGacttgaagaagtggcccacagagcaaagatgcctgtgcgtgtatttgtttaacgtgtacttggtgttacactccaagaagcacatgatacttcacaaatcaaccaactgattccaatggcatggaaaccacaacgattggagttgatggatttgttgcagccttcatccgccttcacagccgttgagttcaaagtaacttcgtctgcctgttccaccgCTGACCAAGACCTCCAGCTACAATAAGTCACTTCAACCGCTAGCCATGTCTACTATGTTTACATTATCTCTCTTCTgactgcagctgtgatattgtccctaatTAGTAGTGCAACTGCCTCACCTCAtttacctccctctctatcttttctaaaccGTCAAAACCCTGAGACATTAAGCATCCATTCCTGTTCCTCTCTCAACCAAATCTTTGTAgtgtccacaacatcatagttccctGTACTGATTCATGCTctttcatcacctttacccataatgctcctagcattaacaTACACATATTTCAAGCTACCCACCATATCATGTCTATTACTTTGCTTCTACCTGTTTTTATTGGCGCTATCATCTATCTTTCACTCCATGCCTCCACTTTATGACAAGGTGCTCTGGCTTCCATCcacctgccaaactagtttaaacccacctgaGTAGCACGAGTAAGCCTtctggccaggatattggtttccCTCCAGATCAGGTGCAGCCCATCCCTCTTGTGCATTGTCACCCCTGCCCCAGAAGATATTCCAATAACCAAAAAACCTGGAACCCTGCCCCcttcaccagttcctcagccacttattCATCTTTACTATCATCTTATTCTTGTcctgactagcatgtggcactggtagtCATCCAGAGATGaataccttggaggtcctgctcttcaaccTCTCTCCTAAatccctatactcactgtgcaggacctccTACTCCctttctatctatgtcattgttgccaatgtgcaccatgacctcaCTAGGGCTGCTCACTATCCCTCTTCAAAATATTCTGcagccagtctgagacatcctggaccctagcatcaGGGAGGTAACACAGCATCCCGGCATCTCTCTTGTGGCCACAGAATCTTCTGTccatccccctaactatcgagtctcctatcactatcatTCTGCCTGACTTTACTCTTCCCCATGAGCCTCCGGGCTGGTCATAGTGCCACTGGCCTAGCTGCTTCTGCTGTTGTGCCCTGATACATCATTGCCCCCAGCAGGATCCAAAGGAGTATACTTAGCGCAGAGGGGAACTCTGCAGTGACTGCTTACCCCTCTTAACTCTCCTGATGGTTGCCCATCTACCATCTGAAGCCTGTACTCTGTGTGTGATCAAAATTTCATTTGTGAGGTTTTAGCCCCCCAGATGGTCCTGAGATAAACCAgcttcagctccagttccttgaccttgtcagtcaggagctgaggtTTGGTGCATTACCTGTAGATGTATTCACCAGGGAGACCCTGTGGTACTATACAATCAACTAAATGATTGCAAGTGACTCAGCATCCTTGGCCTGTGCCtgttctcactgaaacctgttgaTCCAAAGTCTGACCACTCTAACCCtagtccactcacacaatggccgttCTGCTTACACCTCACTTATTTTTATTAAGTTACTAATAACCTAAGCAATGCCTTGCTCTGCAGACAAGTTCCAACAGGCCCTGCTCACTTTTTAAAACTGACTCCTTAAGTCCATAAGGAACTGTCTTCTTTGCTTTTTGAAATAATGCTCGGGAATTCTTTGTGTCTACCTGACAGAACCAATGTGACCTGTATTTAGATTTTCCTCAGATGGATGTACCTCTGAGGCAGCACttctcactgacactgagctgtCAGTCTAGGTATAACTTTCTAGTCTCTGGGGAGTGTCTTAAAGCCTTAACTTCTGGGCTTTAGGTAATGGAAAGACCGGATTACTTACATGTCTGACACCAAAAACTTGGACTGCTAAATTCAATGTGAACTTGTTGCACAACTGTGTGAAATTATTTTCCTGCCACCCACCAAATGTACAGCCTGAGACCTAAGGCAAATGAAATTATATGTTTTGTCTGAGAATTTGTATATTTTACTTATATTATGGGTGAAATACACCTGGAATTGTCTGATATCTTCAAAATACATTGATTTGAATCTCTTCTTAATTTAGATAATGATCTTTTGAATACTGTGGCTCTGAAGTCTGTAATTGGATTAGAAACGGCCTGCGTGTCAATCTCCGAAGTTTTATGGCAGCAAAAAGTATCATCCAGTCTAAGCAGGCTGCAGAAGCCATTGGTGGAATCCTGACAGAGGTCGTATGTACAATATTCAGTGATCATGTCTTTCTTTTGGTCACGCAGTATGGCAAAATGGGGACTTTGATTTCTGTGACACCACATGTTGTTGCAAATGAGATCGGCAAACCCACTTTTAGTACAAAGATCTTATTGGGGAAAGATGAGGTAAGAAGATTTTTAGAGATAGAAGCTATAAGTACTAAAAGCTCCTCCTTTTTTATGGCATCTTCAATGTAGTAAAAATGACCCGAAAAAAAATCCAGATGAATACCAGCCTTTCATTGTAACAGCTAGAATGTATTTTATCCTCAAGTTCTTGGAGCTATTCACATATTCCTACAACTATCATGGCGTACAGTGTCCATTTCTGACTTTTAGAATTAAAAAAAgtgaaatactggagaaactcagataCCACTTAGAAGAATGATACTGAACTAGCTTCTGAAAGGTTTCTTTtggccaatcttttaacctactcttaagatcaatctaaccctttcctcttacatagccctccatatttctatcatccatttgcctatctaagagtttctagaTCACCCCAATGTTTCTTACACTATCACCACCCCCAGCAGGACATTCCACTCACccatccactctctgtgtaaaaaattacctctgacaatCCTCCCTATAGTTTCTTCCACtcgctttaaaattatgcccctcatattagcaatttccaccctggaaaaatATTTGGCTAtgcactcaatctatgcctcttatcagctTGTacatctgtcaagtcacctctcatcttcctttgctgcAAAGTGAAATGCCCTAGCTCtcccaacctatcctcataagacatgcagtccaatccaggcagctttcgagtaaatctctgcaccctctctaaagcttccacatccttcctgtaatgagatgaCCGGAACTAAAttcaatattctaagtgtggtctaatcagggttttatagagctgcaactttATTctgcggctcttgaactcaattctcccaacaaatgaaagccaacacattATTCACCTTCTTAACAACTCCCAGGTACACTGTACATGTGGAACTTTGTATTATGCTTTAGTAGTTCTGTTCCAGTGGAGAGCTTATTTAAACAAGCAATATAATCACATTAATTGTTTCTCAGTCAGTCTCGTGCAAAATATCTGATAGAAGAATGTCAGTCTTATTGGAATGTAGGTAGGGATTGAATGTATCAACGATTTGAACTTTGGAAGTGCTTTGAGGTCTCAGGTATCTGTATTCCTATGTCACATGGTCAGTCTCAGatagatcagaatcaggatcTTTGAAGTAAAATTGCATTAACTCAATGCATAAGCTGAGCCTCTAAGAAAAATTGCTGAGAGCATTGGTGTTCTAAAATTTTGTTAGAACTAAATACTGGAAGACAACTGAGTGATATAATGAAACTAAGTAAAACCTGACCAAGGtttcggagggataggaagataggcagaaggggtggcgtgtctctgctggtaaagaatggcatcaaatcagtagaaagatatgacataggatcggaagatgttgaatccttgtgggttgagtgaagaaactgcaagggtgaaaggatcctgatggcagtaagcctccaaacagtagctgggaagtggaccacagattacaatgggaaatagaaaaagcatttcaaaaggcaatgttatgacagtcattggagatttcaatatgcaggtcgtttgggaaaatcaggttgataatggatctcaagagagtgagtttgctgaatgcctacaagatggttttttagagcattttgtcattgagcctactaggggatcagctatactggactgggtgtcatgtaatgaactggagttgattagagagcttacggtaaaagaacccttaggaggcagtgatcacaatatgattgagttcagcttgaaatttgatagtgagaaagtaaagtctgacatagcagtatttcagtggagtaaagaaaattacaatgttatgagagaggagttggccaaagtaaattgtaaGGAGATGCCTGCAGGGAtgttagcagagcagcaatggtgtgagtttctgggaggaagttgcaggatagatgtattccaaaaacaaagaaatactcaagtggcaaaatagtacaaccacagctgacaaggaaagacaaagctaatgtaaaagctaaagagaagacatacaacaaagcaaaaaaattagtggtaagacagaggattgggaagcttttaaactatggagagcaactaaaagagtcattaggagtaaacatgaaatatgaaagcaagctaacaaacaatatcaaagtggataataaaagccttttcaagtatgtaaaaaaatagAGAGATGCGAATGGCTATAGAATCACTAGGAAATGAGGCCGGAAAAATAATAacgggggccaaggagatggcagatgaactcagtgagtattttgtatcattcttcactgtgaaagGCTAGCAGTGTTGAAgaatgtgaaggaagagaagagagtgcagttactattacaagggaaaaaGTGCTCAAAAAACTAAACGATCTAaaggtatataagtcacctgggccagatgaattgtaccccagggttctgaaagaggtagaggtagaaattttggaggcattagaaatgatctttcaaaaattattggactctggcatggtgctagaggactggaaaattgcatatgaTACTCTAcgctttaagaaagaaggaaggcagcagaaaggaaattatagaccagttagcctgacctcagtggttgggaaggtattggagtcaattgttaaggatgaggtgatggagtacttggtgacacaggacaagataggacaaagtagGCAttatt from the Mobula birostris isolate sMobBir1 chromosome 9, sMobBir1.hap1, whole genome shotgun sequence genome contains:
- the psmg3 gene encoding proteasome assembly chaperone 3; this encodes MAAKSIIQSKQAAEAIGGILTEVVCTIFSDHVFLLVTQYGKMGTLISVTPHVVANEIGKPTFSTKILLGKDEPLTHVYAKHLVTFVCEESGNKPVLLALALKDPNLESIKSVKQLIQSCRLW